A DNA window from Porphyromonas gingivalis ATCC 33277 contains the following coding sequences:
- the secG gene encoding preprotein translocase subunit SecG: MYIVLTILILLISLFLILVVVVQNSKGGGLAAGFASSNQIMGVRKTTDFLEKATWWSAGIIAVLAIVSTHFLHTGKVDESQNVLKETLDKKVKEEKNSAVINFGGDAAATESARPATGEATPEEGQAQ, translated from the coding sequence ATGTACATCGTACTGACTATTCTCATCCTGCTCATATCGCTCTTCCTTATTCTGGTCGTAGTGGTACAGAACTCCAAAGGGGGCGGCCTGGCAGCCGGCTTCGCATCCAGCAATCAGATCATGGGCGTCCGCAAGACTACCGATTTCCTCGAGAAGGCCACTTGGTGGTCGGCCGGTATCATTGCCGTTCTGGCCATCGTTTCTACTCACTTCCTCCACACGGGAAAGGTCGATGAGAGCCAAAACGTCCTGAAGGAAACCCTGGACAAGAAGGTGAAGGAAGAAAAGAACTCTGCAGTGATCAACTTCGGTGGAGATGCCGCTGCTACGGAATCCGCCCGGCCCGCGACAGGAGAAGCCACTCCCGAGGAGGGGCAGGCACAATAA